A genomic window from Serratia liquefaciens includes:
- the mscM gene encoding miniconductance mechanosensitive channel MscM has product MRLIITLLLGCLLAQPVLAATVPTETQLKQELKQAESNKSAPNQAETTEALQSALNWLSERKESLTRVEQYQRVIDDFPKMTQELRRQLALEDSKILPNGDNLPASDLEQQILQTSSLLLEQARLLQQEQERTREISDSLGQLPQQQTDARRALTEVQRRLQAQPANPTTPHAQAALALLQAEAAARKAKVDELELAQLSANNRQELARMRAEVYKKRHEKIDVQLQALRNNLNAQRQREAELALEKTEQLAEQNGDLPKSISQQLQINRELSAALNNQAQRMDLISSQQRQAAAQTLQVRQALSTIIEQAQWLGSSSALGETLRAQVATLPEMPKPQQLDGDMAQLRVQRLQFESQLEKLSQREFKRDDGSELTSAERRIVDAQLRTQRELLNSLLSGCDTQILELTKLKVANTQLIEALNEIKDATHRYLFWVPDVNPITLSYPINVAHDLTRLLSLDTLSQLGGAFMMMVTSRETLIPIFGALLLVIFSISSRKHYHAFLTRASSRVGKVTQDEFFLTLRTVFWSILVALPLPVLWAALGFGLQSAWNYPVAEAIGKGVTATLPILWVCMICAAFAHPQGLFIVHFRWPVKQVSRAMRYYKMSIWLIVPLIMALITFDSLKEREFANTLGRLCFILLCLALAIVTNSLKRAGIPLYLDKKGSGDNMVNTALWGLLLSAPLLAALASAVGYLTTSQALLARLETSVAIWFFLLVIYHIIRRWMLIQRRRIAFDRAKQRRADILAQRARGEEETPHTPNSTEGSMDMDDSEIDLDTISAQSLRLVRSILTMIALVSVIVLWSEIHSAFAFLENISLWDVTSTVNGVETAHPITLGAVLIAILVLIVTMQLVRNLPALLELAVLQHLDLSPGTGYAITTITKYLLLLFGAILSFSWIGIEWSKLQWVVTALSVGLGFGMQEIFSNFISGLIILFEKPIRIGDTVTIRNLTGTVTKINTRATTISDWDRKEIIVPNKAFITEQFINWSLSDNLTRVVLTVPAPAEANSEEVTKILTNAAERCSLVLDNPAPEVYLVDLQQGIQIFELRIYAAEMGHRMPLRHEIHQLILSGYREHGITLPYPPFQVRSETLSRLTSNGRTPASTPTPNTKRESGSL; this is encoded by the coding sequence GGCCGCCACGGTGCCCACCGAAACCCAGCTCAAACAGGAGCTGAAGCAGGCCGAGAGCAACAAGAGCGCGCCTAATCAGGCGGAAACCACTGAGGCGTTGCAAAGCGCCCTCAACTGGCTGTCGGAGCGTAAAGAGTCGCTAACGCGCGTTGAGCAATATCAGCGCGTGATCGACGATTTCCCGAAGATGACGCAGGAACTGCGTCGTCAGTTAGCGCTGGAAGACAGCAAAATCCTGCCGAACGGCGATAACCTCCCGGCCAGCGATTTGGAACAGCAAATCCTGCAAACCAGCAGCCTGCTGCTGGAACAGGCGCGTTTGCTGCAACAAGAGCAGGAACGTACGCGGGAAATCAGCGATTCCCTCGGCCAATTACCGCAGCAGCAGACCGACGCACGCCGTGCCTTGACCGAAGTTCAGCGTCGCCTGCAAGCCCAGCCCGCCAACCCGACCACTCCGCATGCTCAGGCTGCACTGGCGTTATTGCAGGCGGAAGCCGCTGCGCGCAAGGCCAAGGTCGATGAACTCGAGCTGGCGCAACTGTCGGCCAACAACCGTCAGGAACTGGCGCGAATGCGCGCCGAAGTCTACAAAAAGCGCCACGAGAAGATTGACGTCCAACTGCAGGCGCTGCGCAATAACCTCAATGCCCAGCGGCAGCGCGAAGCCGAACTGGCGCTGGAAAAGACCGAGCAGTTGGCCGAGCAGAACGGCGATCTGCCGAAAAGCATCAGCCAACAGCTGCAAATCAACCGTGAGCTGTCCGCAGCGCTGAACAATCAGGCTCAGCGCATGGATCTGATCTCATCCCAGCAGCGTCAGGCCGCCGCGCAAACGCTGCAGGTGCGTCAGGCACTGAGCACCATTATTGAACAGGCCCAGTGGCTTGGTTCGTCATCGGCGTTGGGAGAAACCCTGCGTGCCCAGGTCGCCACGCTGCCGGAAATGCCCAAGCCGCAACAGCTTGATGGCGATATGGCCCAATTGCGCGTACAGCGCCTGCAGTTTGAAAGCCAACTGGAAAAACTGTCTCAGCGCGAATTCAAACGTGACGACGGCAGCGAACTGACCAGTGCGGAAAGGCGTATCGTCGACGCCCAGTTGCGCACTCAGAGGGAACTGCTGAACTCACTGCTGTCCGGGTGCGATACTCAGATCCTCGAGCTGACCAAGCTGAAAGTGGCCAACACCCAGTTGATCGAGGCGTTAAACGAAATCAAGGATGCCACCCACCGCTATCTGTTCTGGGTGCCTGACGTCAATCCTATCACCCTGTCCTATCCGATTAACGTCGCGCACGACCTGACGCGTCTGCTGTCGCTGGATACGCTGTCACAGCTCGGCGGCGCCTTTATGATGATGGTGACCAGCCGCGAAACGCTGATCCCCATCTTCGGTGCCCTGCTGCTGGTGATTTTCAGCATCAGCTCTCGCAAGCACTACCACGCCTTCCTGACGCGCGCCAGCAGCCGGGTCGGCAAAGTGACCCAGGACGAATTCTTCCTGACCCTGCGCACCGTATTCTGGTCGATTCTGGTGGCACTGCCACTGCCGGTGCTCTGGGCGGCGCTCGGCTTTGGCCTGCAAAGCGCCTGGAACTACCCGGTAGCCGAAGCGATCGGCAAGGGCGTCACCGCCACGCTGCCGATCCTGTGGGTATGTATGATTTGCGCCGCCTTCGCCCATCCGCAGGGGTTGTTTATCGTGCATTTCCGCTGGCCGGTGAAGCAGGTTTCACGCGCCATGCGCTATTACAAAATGTCGATCTGGCTGATAGTGCCGCTGATCATGGCGTTGATCACCTTCGACAGCCTAAAAGAACGCGAGTTTGCCAATACCCTGGGGCGGCTGTGCTTTATCCTGCTGTGTCTGGCTTTGGCCATCGTCACCAATAGCCTGAAACGCGCCGGCATCCCGCTGTACCTGGATAAAAAAGGCTCCGGCGACAACATGGTCAACACTGCGCTGTGGGGGCTGTTGCTGTCCGCGCCGCTACTGGCGGCGCTGGCCTCCGCCGTCGGCTATCTGACCACCTCTCAGGCACTGTTGGCGCGGTTGGAAACTTCGGTGGCCATCTGGTTCTTCCTGCTGGTGATTTACCACATTATTCGCCGCTGGATGCTGATCCAACGGCGACGTATCGCCTTTGACCGCGCCAAGCAACGCCGGGCCGATATTCTGGCTCAGCGCGCACGCGGTGAAGAAGAAACGCCGCATACGCCCAACAGTACCGAAGGATCGATGGACATGGATGATTCAGAGATCGATCTGGATACCATCAGCGCCCAGTCGCTCCGGCTGGTTCGTTCGATCCTGACGATGATCGCGCTGGTGTCGGTGATCGTGCTGTGGTCAGAAATCCACTCGGCCTTCGCCTTCCTGGAAAACATCTCCCTCTGGGACGTGACGTCGACGGTCAACGGCGTAGAGACCGCGCATCCGATCACCTTGGGTGCGGTATTGATCGCCATCCTGGTGCTGATCGTTACCATGCAGCTGGTGCGTAACCTGCCGGCCCTGCTGGAGCTGGCGGTACTGCAGCACCTGGATCTGTCGCCGGGCACCGGCTACGCCATCACCACCATTACCAAGTATCTGCTGTTGCTGTTCGGCGCCATCCTCAGCTTTTCCTGGATCGGTATCGAATGGTCGAAATTGCAGTGGGTAGTGACCGCGCTCAGCGTGGGGTTAGGCTTTGGTATGCAGGAGATATTCTCCAACTTTATCTCCGGCCTGATCATCCTGTTTGAAAAGCCGATCCGCATTGGCGATACCGTGACGATCCGCAACCTGACCGGTACCGTCACCAAGATCAATACCCGCGCCACCACCATTTCGGATTGGGATCGCAAAGAGATCATCGTGCCTAACAAGGCGTTTATCACCGAGCAGTTCATTAACTGGTCGCTGTCGGACAACCTGACTCGTGTGGTACTGACCGTACCGGCACCGGCAGAAGCCAACAGCGAAGAAGTGACCAAGATCCTGACCAACGCCGCCGAACGCTGTTCGCTGGTGCTGGATAATCCGGCACCGGAGGTTTATCTGGTCGATCTGCAGCAGGGTATCCAGATCTTTGAACTGCGTATTTACGCCGCCGAGATGGGCCACCGCATGCCGTTGCGTCACGAGATCCATCAGTTGATCCTGTCCGGCTACCGCGAGCACGGCATTACGCTGCCGTACCCACCATTCCAGGTACGCAGCGAGACGCTGTCCCGCCTGACCAGCAACGGTCGTACGCCGGCCTCCACACCGACGCCCAACACCAAACGCGAATCGGGCAGTTTGTAA